The Ignavibacteria bacterium genomic interval CGTGAGTTTCTCATTATCGAGTTCAAGATTTTTGGGAACAAGATTTCGTAAATCACTTTCCATCGTTCGGAAATTTTGTGCTGTCGGAGGAATGATTTTCGCATCAAGAATATTTCCGCTTTCGTCAACACGATAGCGATGGAACAAAATCCCTCGCGGCGCTTCCGTACATCCGTAACCAATTCCTTCTTTCGGAATAATTTCTACGCAAGGTTTTTCCGGCATTTCATAATGCTCGATTATTCGCAGTGCTTCTTCAATTGCATACAATGTTTCCACTGCGCGAACAATAATACTCTTGAACGGATTTTTTATGAACGATGGAAGTCCAACACTTTTTGCCGTTTCTTTGCAAAGCGATGTGAGTTTATCAAAGTTCAAATTGTATCGTGCGTTCGGTCCGACAAAATAATTTCCACGCTCTTTCAAAACAGAATGTAATGCGTTGGAATGTTGCACATGCTCTTCTGCAAAATGATATTCGTAATCTTTAATTTCAATGTCTAATCCTTTATTGGAAACAAGTCTTCCTTCGTTGAACGGA includes:
- a CDS encoding Ni/Fe hydrogenase subunit alpha, whose product is VRVGGFYKLPTKKDLLSLVEKLKWARDAAIDTVKLVATFPFPEFEQDYEYVALRHPNEYPFNEGRLVSNKGLDIEIKDYEYHFAEEHVQHSNALHSVLKERGNYFVGPNARYNLNFDKLTSLCKETAKSVGLPSFIKNPFKSIIVRAVETLYAIEEALRIIEHYEMPEKPCVEIIPKEGIGYGCTEAPRGILFHRYRVDESGNILDAKIIPPTAQNFRTMESDLRNLVPKNLELDNEKLTWLCEQAIRNYDPCISCATHFLKLEIERN